Proteins encoded within one genomic window of Salipaludibacillus agaradhaerens:
- a CDS encoding glycoside hydrolase family 113, which yields MDYIKGMTWGWIGNSEDWRSNEAERSMEEMTNLAINWTAIAFQGLQETAHSPDITFAEPPMVTDENVRWAIAKAKSLGLSVILKPIVNVRDGTWRAHINFFDKDVPCEPTWSQWFKSYESFMLHYAKLAEDTGCEMLCVGCEMVQTERREKEWRDLIQKVRQVYSGIITYNCDKYQEDEVTWWDAVDVMSSSGYYPIGSWEHHKSRIKKIVESWQKPFFFMEAGCPSRLESGSVPNDWNKNRGQIDMDEQRVFYEEMFKFFHGQKWFYGFMLWDWPANLYRLEDASENDDYCVYGKPAAEVIKSFFTSNKIAKR from the coding sequence ATGGACTATATTAAAGGTATGACGTGGGGCTGGATAGGAAATAGCGAGGATTGGCGTTCAAACGAGGCAGAACGTTCTATGGAAGAAATGACAAACTTAGCAATTAACTGGACAGCAATTGCTTTTCAAGGTTTACAAGAGACGGCTCATTCACCGGACATAACATTTGCAGAGCCACCAATGGTCACAGATGAGAACGTACGGTGGGCAATTGCCAAAGCGAAAAGTCTTGGTCTAAGCGTCATCTTAAAGCCTATTGTTAATGTAAGAGACGGAACGTGGCGAGCGCATATTAATTTTTTTGATAAGGATGTCCCTTGTGAACCTACATGGTCACAGTGGTTTAAAAGCTATGAGTCTTTCATGTTACATTATGCCAAATTAGCAGAGGATACAGGATGTGAGATGCTTTGTGTTGGCTGTGAAATGGTACAGACAGAAAGGAGAGAAAAAGAATGGCGGGATTTAATTCAAAAAGTCCGCCAAGTGTATTCTGGCATCATCACGTATAACTGTGACAAATATCAAGAAGACGAAGTGACCTGGTGGGACGCAGTTGACGTGATGTCTTCTAGTGGTTATTACCCGATAGGGTCTTGGGAACATCATAAATCGCGCATAAAAAAAATTGTGGAGTCGTGGCAAAAACCGTTCTTCTTCATGGAAGCAGGGTGTCCTAGCCGTCTCGAATCTGGTTCTGTTCCTAACGATTGGAATAAGAATCGAGGGCAAATCGATATGGACGAACAAAGAGTGTTTTATGAAGAGATGTTTAAATTCTTTCATGGGCAAAAGTGGTTTTATGGATTTATGTTATGGGATTGGCCAGCTAATCTTTATCGTCTTGAGGATGCAAGTGAAAATGATGACTACTGTGTTTACGGAAAGCCTGCGGCTGAGGTCATTAAATCATTTTTTACCTCAAATAAAATAGCTAAGAGATAG
- a CDS encoding glycoside hydrolase family 27 protein — protein sequence MTLKPKRYAEGLAKTPPMGWNSFNTFGCEPTEELIKQSADVMVKSGLLEAGYRYINIDDGWMADERDSAGNLVPDPQKFPNGMKPVTDYIHEKGLLAGTYLGCGQKTYGEKPGSLGYEERDAQLIADQGFDLLKYDYRELPGDPIGRGVKEDYVTMRNALMKTGSDMVFSICEHGKSHPETWAQEIGHMWRTTPDIKDSFDEDINWGWSINHIIDETHALHHYAGPGGWNDPDMLVVGINGLNDWLGPGCTYNEYKSHFSLWCLLAAPLLIGCDIRKMSEETKTILLNKEMIAINQDPLGIQGRLLKKEHGIDYWVKPLANNDIAIGLLNRFNEPKEAVLSLSDLLEDGNYLMKDVWTNERKELQSEWISKTLKSHECAVFRLISKEK from the coding sequence ATGACTTTAAAACCAAAACGATATGCTGAAGGATTGGCTAAAACTCCCCCGATGGGATGGAACTCATTTAATACTTTCGGGTGTGAACCAACGGAAGAGTTGATAAAACAGAGTGCAGATGTCATGGTAAAATCAGGTCTTTTAGAAGCAGGATACCGCTATATCAACATTGATGACGGGTGGATGGCAGACGAGAGAGATAGTGCTGGTAATCTAGTTCCTGATCCTCAAAAATTTCCGAACGGCATGAAACCCGTCACTGATTATATCCATGAAAAAGGACTTTTAGCAGGCACCTATTTAGGCTGTGGCCAAAAAACATACGGAGAAAAACCAGGAAGCTTAGGATATGAAGAAAGAGATGCACAATTAATTGCTGATCAAGGGTTTGATTTACTGAAGTATGATTACCGTGAACTCCCAGGTGATCCAATAGGAAGAGGGGTGAAAGAAGATTACGTGACGATGAGGAACGCCTTGATGAAAACTGGTAGTGACATGGTCTTCAGTATTTGTGAACATGGGAAGTCACATCCAGAAACGTGGGCTCAGGAAATTGGTCATATGTGGCGTACAACGCCAGATATTAAAGACAGCTTTGATGAGGATATAAACTGGGGCTGGTCAATTAATCATATTATAGATGAGACCCATGCACTTCATCACTACGCAGGGCCAGGTGGTTGGAACGATCCAGATATGTTAGTCGTGGGGATTAATGGATTAAACGATTGGCTTGGACCCGGCTGTACGTATAATGAATATAAATCACATTTTAGCTTGTGGTGTCTCCTCGCAGCCCCTCTCCTTATTGGTTGTGATATTCGAAAAATGAGTGAGGAAACCAAAACGATTTTACTAAATAAAGAGATGATTGCCATTAATCAAGATCCATTAGGTATACAAGGTCGTCTTCTTAAAAAAGAACATGGGATTGATTATTGGGTAAAACCTCTTGCGAATAATGACATAGCTATTGGCTTGCTAAATCGCTTTAATGAGCCTAAAGAGGCTGTTCTTAGCCTGAGTGATCTCCTCGAAGACGGAAACTATTTAATGAAAGATGTATGGACAAATGAACGGAAGGAGCTACAGTCAGAATGGATAAGTAAAACATTGAAGAGCCATGAATGTGCGGTTTTTAGACTTATCTCTAAAGAAAAATAG
- a CDS encoding ABC transporter substrate-binding protein, with amino-acid sequence MNKKLGLVSGLSMLLVFLAACGDENTGGNNDGIVKDEEANNGEVAGDITVLIHRTDIVDTAFMEYKERFNETYPDVTVTFEAITDYEGQVSTRMNTDDYGDVLMIPDNVPIEDAPHFFRPLGNTEELNEIYLFADEFAYEGRTYGLPITINSDGILYNQAVFEEAEIDSIPATPEEFISALQMIKDNTDAIPLYTNYGDSWPLDQWETNRLAIAGDEQFTNDLPHNKTPFAEGEPHYILYNLMYEVANQGLIEGDPLTTDWELSKQMLADGDVATMILGSWSYAQVEELAENPEDIQFMPFPYTHEDGTVYATVGPDFNIGINANTDYPAAAEAWVKFFLDESGYWEDEGGISPKVSDEFPDFLEAYEELGVEFISNAPARDGEQGLADRVDSSGEVGLWNSRFKEQIIEAGIGNRDESFDDIMNQLNERWQDGRSLEGIE; translated from the coding sequence ATGAACAAAAAATTGGGGCTGGTTTCAGGATTAAGTATGCTTTTAGTTTTTTTAGCTGCGTGTGGAGATGAGAATACTGGTGGTAATAATGACGGAATAGTGAAGGATGAAGAAGCGAATAATGGTGAAGTGGCTGGAGATATAACCGTATTAATTCATCGAACAGACATCGTAGATACTGCTTTTATGGAATATAAAGAGCGTTTTAATGAAACCTATCCAGATGTTACTGTCACGTTCGAAGCTATTACCGATTATGAAGGTCAAGTTAGTACTCGTATGAATACAGATGATTATGGGGATGTACTCATGATTCCTGATAATGTACCAATCGAAGATGCGCCTCATTTTTTTAGACCACTGGGAAATACAGAAGAGTTAAATGAGATATATTTATTCGCAGATGAATTTGCATATGAAGGTAGAACGTACGGCCTTCCTATTACGATTAACTCTGATGGCATTCTCTACAATCAAGCTGTTTTCGAAGAAGCAGAGATTGATAGTATACCAGCAACACCCGAAGAATTTATATCTGCCCTGCAAATGATTAAAGATAACACTGACGCCATTCCACTTTATACAAATTACGGTGACAGTTGGCCATTAGACCAATGGGAGACGAACCGGCTTGCCATTGCTGGGGATGAACAGTTTACCAATGACCTTCCACATAATAAAACACCTTTTGCGGAAGGAGAACCACACTATATTCTTTATAACCTCATGTATGAAGTCGCTAATCAGGGACTTATCGAAGGTGACCCCCTCACCACGGACTGGGAACTTTCTAAACAAATGCTTGCAGATGGCGATGTTGCAACTATGATTCTCGGCTCATGGTCATATGCTCAAGTAGAAGAATTAGCAGAGAACCCTGAAGACATTCAATTTATGCCATTCCCTTACACTCATGAGGATGGAACCGTCTATGCGACGGTGGGACCGGATTTTAATATTGGTATTAATGCTAATACAGATTATCCTGCAGCAGCGGAAGCATGGGTTAAATTTTTCCTAGATGAATCAGGCTATTGGGAAGATGAAGGTGGTATTTCACCTAAAGTAAGTGATGAATTCCCTGATTTCTTGGAAGCATATGAAGAATTAGGAGTAGAATTCATTTCTAATGCACCTGCTCGTGACGGGGAACAGGGCTTGGCAGATCGCGTGGATAGTTCGGGGGAAGTGGGTTTATGGAATTCAAGGTTTAAAGAGCAAATTATCGAAGCGGGCATTGGCAACCGCGATGAATCATTCGATGATATTATGAACCAACTTAACGAAAGATGGCAAGATGGTCGAAGCCTTGAAGGTATAGAATAA
- a CDS encoding carbohydrate ABC transporter permease — translation MKYFWAVMKYLSLIIGVLITAIPIIVVLFASFKTREEYATTGPLSPPESWMNVENYVRAFTEGNMLLGFANTAFMLVVSVFFAILFGAMIAYILSRFKFRGSKVLLGLFLLATLIPAVTTQVATFQIISGLGLFNTRWSAIVLFMSTDIIAVYIFLQFLDRVSISLDESAMLDGASYFTIFRKIILPQLKPAMATVLIIRGVTIYNDFYIPFLYMPRPDLQVVSTALFRFQGPYGSQWEVICAGVIIVIIPTLIVFVLLQKYIYNGFTEGSVK, via the coding sequence ATGAAATATTTTTGGGCAGTTATGAAGTATTTGTCACTCATAATTGGTGTGTTAATTACTGCAATACCCATCATTGTCGTCCTTTTTGCCTCTTTTAAAACACGGGAAGAATATGCCACAACAGGACCGCTTTCTCCACCAGAAAGTTGGATGAATGTTGAAAACTATGTCCGTGCGTTTACTGAAGGTAATATGCTTCTTGGTTTTGCAAATACAGCATTTATGCTCGTTGTTTCCGTCTTTTTTGCGATTCTTTTTGGCGCAATGATTGCTTATATCTTAAGCCGCTTTAAATTTCGCGGGAGTAAAGTGTTACTAGGTTTGTTTTTACTGGCTACTTTAATCCCAGCGGTGACAACACAAGTTGCCACGTTTCAAATTATTAGTGGATTAGGTTTGTTTAATACGAGGTGGTCTGCCATCGTCCTTTTTATGAGCACAGATATTATCGCGGTATATATTTTCTTGCAATTCCTAGATAGAGTTTCAATATCGCTAGATGAGTCAGCAATGTTAGATGGTGCTTCGTATTTTACTATCTTTAGAAAAATTATTTTACCGCAACTAAAACCTGCCATGGCAACGGTCTTAATCATTCGTGGCGTCACGATTTACAACGACTTTTATATTCCATTTTTATATATGCCACGCCCAGATCTGCAAGTTGTTTCAACAGCCTTATTCCGTTTTCAAGGCCCATATGGGTCACAATGGGAAGTAATTTGTGCAGGCGTTATCATCGTCATTATCCCGACTCTGATTGTGTTTGTTTTGTTACAAAAATATATATATAACGGATTTACTGAAGGATCAGTGAAATAG
- a CDS encoding AGE family epimerase/isomerase, whose protein sequence is MEKQRKLDELSQELKNELVANILPYWVTHVMDKTNGGFYGYLTTHNKVDEKAPKGGILNSRILWTFSKAYHVFGNRHYLETANHAYVYLRDFFLDKEDGGVYWMVDHKGKPQETRKHIYNQSFAIYALAEYFKITCHEESLQIAKDIFYLIEKYGYDRPYKGYLEAFTKEWKMEQDPRLSESDMEAEKSMNTHLHILEAYTNLFKVWKSPQLKERITELIDVMLKHIVGPTDQFTLFFDRQWHGMANIISYGHDIEGSWLLYEAAEVLGDEKRLEKVRRTSIDMAEKVAIEGFSESGGLINEREGDDVDEEKVWWVQAEGMVGFFNAYQLTLSNDYLEAVYKLWRFTKQHMVDKHYGEWYWKLDEQNNAYLDRPKVEPWKCPYHNSRCCFELIERIDRCKS, encoded by the coding sequence TTGGAGAAGCAAAGAAAGTTAGATGAATTGTCGCAAGAGCTTAAAAATGAATTAGTGGCTAATATTCTCCCTTATTGGGTAACACATGTGATGGATAAAACAAACGGCGGATTTTACGGGTATCTCACGACTCATAATAAAGTAGACGAGAAGGCACCTAAGGGGGGCATTCTTAACTCAAGAATTCTTTGGACCTTTTCAAAGGCCTATCATGTATTTGGTAATCGTCACTACTTAGAGACTGCGAATCATGCTTATGTCTATTTAAGAGACTTCTTTTTAGATAAGGAAGATGGTGGTGTTTATTGGATGGTGGATCATAAAGGGAAACCTCAAGAAACACGAAAGCACATATACAACCAATCCTTCGCTATCTATGCGTTAGCTGAGTATTTCAAAATAACATGCCATGAAGAAAGTCTTCAAATAGCAAAAGACATCTTTTATTTAATAGAGAAATACGGTTACGATAGGCCGTATAAAGGCTATTTGGAAGCGTTTACTAAAGAGTGGAAGATGGAGCAAGATCCTCGTTTAAGTGAAAGTGATATGGAGGCAGAAAAATCTATGAATACACACCTTCATATTTTAGAAGCCTATACGAATCTATTTAAGGTGTGGAAAAGTCCTCAACTAAAGGAGCGGATCACTGAGCTGATCGATGTGATGCTAAAACACATCGTTGGCCCGACTGATCAATTCACGCTATTTTTTGATCGACAGTGGCACGGAATGGCAAATATTATATCTTATGGACATGATATTGAAGGCAGCTGGTTGTTATATGAAGCTGCAGAAGTTCTAGGAGATGAAAAGCGACTTGAAAAAGTAAGAAGAACATCGATTGATATGGCAGAAAAAGTAGCGATAGAGGGTTTTTCTGAAAGCGGAGGATTAATAAATGAACGTGAAGGCGACGATGTGGATGAAGAAAAAGTATGGTGGGTGCAGGCAGAAGGGATGGTAGGCTTCTTTAATGCCTATCAATTAACGTTAAGTAACGATTATTTAGAAGCGGTCTATAAGTTATGGCGATTCACTAAACAGCATATGGTCGATAAGCACTATGGTGAATGGTATTGGAAATTAGATGAGCAAAACAATGCCTATCTTGATAGACCTAAAGTAGAGCCTTGGAAGTGCCCTTACCATAATTCCCGATGTTGCTTTGAATTAATAGAGCGTATCGATCGTTGTAAATCTTAA
- a CDS encoding glycoside hydrolase family 130 protein codes for MIHNHYYGMLEKQEKLLSKPNKVNDKFYNGIYEKYKNPVLTRHHVPLHWRFDLNKETNPYFMERLGINATFNPGAIYWNHRYYLIVRTEGVDRKSFFALAVSDTGIDNFRFIDSPLTWESIDEETNMYDMRLVEHEDGWIYGIYCSESKDPSAKPFDTSSAVAQAGLVRTKDFKKWERLPNIKTPSPQQRNVVLHPEFINGKYALYTRPQDGFISTGAGGGIAFGLCDSLENPVIDHETVIDEKVYHTVYEVKNGQGPAPIKTPKGWIHIAHGVRNTAAGLRYVLYTFATQLDAPHKIIAKPGGHFIAPYDDERTGDVSNVIFCNGAVLNKKGEIFIYYASSDTRIHIAKTTIDKLTDYTFNTPEDPYNSLECVRQRIDLIEKNLHLLKGK; via the coding sequence ATGATACATAATCACTATTATGGGATGTTAGAAAAACAAGAGAAACTGCTGTCCAAGCCAAATAAAGTTAATGATAAGTTTTATAATGGGATTTATGAAAAGTATAAAAATCCTGTACTTACAAGACATCATGTTCCTTTGCACTGGAGGTTCGATTTAAATAAAGAAACGAATCCGTATTTTATGGAACGTTTAGGTATTAATGCCACCTTTAATCCTGGAGCCATCTATTGGAATCATCGCTATTACTTAATCGTTAGGACAGAAGGGGTAGATCGAAAATCATTTTTTGCTCTAGCGGTAAGTGACACGGGCATTGATAATTTTAGATTCATAGACTCACCTTTAACATGGGAAAGTATAGATGAAGAAACGAATATGTATGATATGCGACTTGTTGAACATGAAGACGGCTGGATCTATGGAATTTATTGCTCAGAAAGTAAAGACCCATCAGCAAAGCCATTCGACACGTCAAGTGCCGTAGCCCAAGCTGGACTCGTGAGAACAAAAGATTTTAAAAAATGGGAGCGTCTGCCGAATATTAAAACGCCATCACCACAACAGAGAAATGTTGTCCTCCATCCAGAGTTTATTAATGGGAAATATGCATTATATACGCGACCACAAGATGGATTTATATCCACAGGAGCGGGAGGAGGAATTGCATTTGGCTTATGTGACTCACTAGAAAATCCTGTGATTGATCATGAAACAGTGATCGATGAGAAGGTGTATCATACGGTTTATGAAGTAAAAAATGGTCAAGGGCCAGCACCGATAAAGACACCTAAAGGCTGGATTCATATAGCTCATGGTGTGAGGAATACAGCTGCTGGATTACGGTATGTTCTCTACACATTCGCTACTCAACTGGATGCCCCGCATAAAATAATTGCCAAACCGGGAGGCCATTTCATCGCACCTTATGACGATGAAAGAACGGGGGATGTATCAAATGTGATTTTCTGCAATGGGGCTGTCTTGAATAAAAAGGGGGAAATCTTCATATACTATGCATCGAGTGATACGCGTATTCATATAGCCAAAACAACGATTGATAAGTTAACAGATTATACGTTTAACACGCCAGAAGACCCGTATAACTCGTTAGAGTGTGTGAGACAGCGAATAGATCTGATAGAAAAAAACCTACACTTACTTAAAGGAAAGTAG
- a CDS encoding glycoside hydrolase family 5 protein, with amino-acid sequence MKKKLSQIYHLIICTLIISVGIMGITTSPSAASTGFYVDGNTLYDANGQPFVMRGINHGHAWYKDTASTAIPAIAEQGANTIRIVLSDGGQWEKDDIDTIREVIELAEQNKMVAVVEVHDATGRDSRSDLNRAVDYWIEMKDALIGKEDTVIINIANEWYGSWDGSAWADGYIDVIPKLRDAGLTHTLMVDAAGWGQYPQSIHDYGQDVFNADPLKNTMFSIHMYEYAGGDANTVRSNIDRVIDQDLALVIGEFGHRHTDGDVDEDTILSYSEETGTGWLAWSWKGNSTEWDYLDLSEDWAGQHLTDWGNRIVHGADGLQETSKPSTVFTDDNGGHPEPPTATTLYDFEGSTQGWHGSNVTGGPWSVTEWGASGNYSLKADVNLTSNSSHELYSEQSRNLHGYSQLNATVRHANWGNPGNGMNARLYVKTGSDYTWHSGPFTRINSSNSGTTLSFDLNNIENSHHVREIGVQFSAADNSSGQTALYVDNVTLR; translated from the coding sequence ATGAAAAAAAAGTTATCACAGATTTATCATTTAATTATTTGCACACTTATAATAAGTGTGGGAATAATGGGGATTACAACGTCCCCATCAGCAGCAAGTACAGGCTTTTATGTTGATGGCAATACGTTATATGACGCAAATGGGCAGCCATTTGTCATGAGAGGTATTAACCATGGACATGCTTGGTATAAAGACACCGCTTCAACAGCTATTCCTGCCATTGCAGAGCAAGGCGCCAACACGATTCGTATTGTTTTATCAGATGGCGGTCAATGGGAAAAAGACGACATTGACACCATTCGTGAAGTCATTGAGCTTGCGGAGCAAAATAAAATGGTGGCTGTCGTTGAAGTTCATGATGCCACGGGTCGCGATTCGCGCAGTGATTTAAATCGAGCCGTTGATTATTGGATAGAAATGAAAGATGCGCTTATCGGTAAAGAAGATACGGTTATTATTAACATTGCAAACGAGTGGTATGGGAGTTGGGATGGCTCAGCTTGGGCCGATGGCTATATTGATGTCATTCCGAAGCTTCGCGATGCCGGCTTAACACACACCTTAATGGTTGATGCAGCAGGATGGGGGCAATATCCGCAATCTATTCATGATTACGGACAAGATGTGTTTAATGCAGATCCGTTAAAAAATACGATGTTCTCCATCCATATGTATGAGTATGCTGGTGGTGATGCTAACACTGTTAGATCAAATATTGATAGAGTCATAGATCAAGACCTTGCTCTCGTAATAGGTGAATTCGGTCATAGACATACTGATGGTGATGTTGATGAAGATACAATCCTTAGTTATTCTGAAGAAACTGGCACAGGGTGGCTCGCTTGGTCTTGGAAAGGCAACAGTACCGAATGGGACTATTTAGACCTTTCAGAAGACTGGGCTGGTCAACATTTAACTGATTGGGGGAATAGAATTGTCCACGGGGCCGATGGCTTACAGGAAACCTCCAAACCATCCACCGTATTTACAGATGATAACGGTGGTCACCCTGAACCGCCAACTGCTACTACCTTGTATGACTTTGAAGGAAGCACACAAGGGTGGCATGGAAGCAACGTGACCGGTGGCCCTTGGTCCGTAACAGAATGGGGTGCTTCAGGTAACTACTCTTTAAAAGCCGATGTAAATTTAACCTCAAATTCTTCACATGAACTGTATAGTGAACAAAGTCGTAATCTACACGGATACTCTCAGCTCAACGCAACCGTTCGCCATGCCAATTGGGGAAATCCCGGTAATGGCATGAATGCAAGACTTTACGTGAAAACGGGCTCTGATTATACATGGCATAGCGGTCCTTTTACACGTATCAATAGCTCCAACTCAGGAACAACGTTATCTTTTGATTTAAACAACATCGAAAATAGTCATCATGTTAGGGAAATAGGCGTGCAATTTTCAGCGGCAGATAATAGCAGTGGTCAAACTGCTCTATACGTTGATAACGTTACTTTAAGATAG
- a CDS encoding carbohydrate ABC transporter permease, whose product MAQSVYQKSTKFSKLLSSRNFNYKKQKMLIIVLFSLIPVTLLLTFSYLPLVNMIIYSFHNWNGISPNKEWVGFHNYVLMFTRPEYFAVFVVSLYYFFATFIQMGLALYFATVLSFNVRFKNFFKGVIFFPYLLNGVAIGFIFLFFFRPEGTLDSLLSLIGLGEYTQLWLGNPDLINISLAGTSVWRYMGFNFIIFLGAISSISKEIYEAADIDGANSWQKFRFIILPSIKRIVELNLILAISGAIGVFEIPFIMTGGANGSTTFVIQTMTTAFEYNRIGLASAMAVVLLIIIIIVTLVQRLLLRDKEA is encoded by the coding sequence ATGGCTCAATCCGTTTATCAAAAGTCTACAAAATTCTCCAAGTTATTGTCCTCTAGAAATTTTAATTATAAAAAACAAAAAATGCTAATTATTGTTTTGTTTTCACTTATTCCTGTGACATTACTATTAACATTTTCTTACTTACCTTTAGTTAATATGATCATTTATAGCTTCCATAACTGGAACGGGATTAGTCCGAACAAAGAGTGGGTCGGTTTTCACAACTATGTCCTCATGTTTACGAGACCAGAATATTTTGCTGTATTTGTCGTCAGTTTATATTACTTTTTTGCCACCTTTATTCAGATGGGCCTCGCGTTATATTTTGCAACGGTTTTGAGTTTTAATGTCAGGTTCAAAAATTTTTTCAAAGGCGTTATATTTTTCCCTTATTTATTGAATGGCGTCGCCATTGGTTTTATTTTTCTATTTTTCTTTCGACCAGAAGGGACGCTAGATTCATTACTTAGTTTGATAGGTTTAGGGGAATATACACAACTTTGGCTTGGAAATCCTGATCTTATCAATATATCATTAGCAGGAACTTCCGTGTGGCGTTACATGGGGTTTAATTTCATCATTTTTCTCGGGGCCATTTCGTCAATTTCAAAAGAGATATATGAAGCAGCAGATATTGATGGTGCAAATAGTTGGCAAAAATTTAGATTCATTATTCTACCTAGTATTAAGAGAATTGTCGAGCTTAATCTAATACTTGCGATTAGTGGTGCTATCGGTGTGTTTGAAATTCCATTTATTATGACAGGTGGTGCTAATGGCAGTACGACATTTGTGATCCAAACGATGACAACAGCATTTGAATATAACCGTATTGGACTTGCATCAGCCATGGCGGTTGTCCTGTTAATTATCATCATTATCGTGACGTTGGTACAACGATTACTGCTAAGAGACAAGGAGGCGTGA
- a CDS encoding alpha/beta fold hydrolase has translation MPTIDLPLSELKVYKGTNPKPVDFDDYWERGLSEMRAVDPQVHFKKSDFQVPFATCYDMYFTGVKGARIHVKYVKPVSVSDPAPAVLMFHGYSMNAGDWSSKLAYAALGHAVFAMDVRGQGGESEDVGGVKGNTLKGHIIRGLDDDKDNLFFRDVYLDCAQLAQIVIGMDEIDGANVSATGWSQGGALTLVCASLEPRIKKAAAVYPFLSDFKRVWELDLAIDAYEDIKHYFRRFDPQHKRVEEVFTTLGYIDIQHLAERIQAKTLMATGLMDTICPPSTQFAAFNRIKSEKQLEIYPDFSHENLPGLHDIIMQYLRS, from the coding sequence GTGCCGACAATTGACTTACCTTTATCCGAACTAAAAGTATACAAAGGGACTAATCCAAAACCGGTTGATTTTGATGACTATTGGGAACGTGGGCTTAGTGAAATGCGTGCGGTCGATCCGCAAGTTCATTTTAAGAAAAGTGACTTTCAAGTTCCTTTTGCCACTTGCTATGACATGTATTTTACGGGTGTTAAAGGGGCGCGTATTCATGTGAAATATGTGAAGCCAGTGTCTGTGTCTGACCCTGCGCCAGCTGTGCTCATGTTTCACGGTTACAGTATGAACGCTGGGGATTGGAGCAGTAAATTGGCTTATGCGGCGTTAGGTCATGCCGTATTTGCAATGGATGTCAGAGGACAAGGGGGGGAATCAGAGGATGTTGGCGGTGTTAAAGGGAATACATTAAAAGGTCATATTATAAGAGGGTTGGATGACGATAAAGATAACTTATTCTTTCGGGATGTTTATCTCGATTGTGCCCAATTAGCCCAAATAGTAATTGGAATGGACGAGATTGATGGAGCCAATGTATCGGCTACAGGCTGGTCACAAGGTGGTGCTTTAACGTTAGTATGTGCCTCATTGGAGCCGCGAATAAAAAAAGCAGCGGCTGTTTATCCTTTTTTAAGTGATTTTAAACGTGTGTGGGAATTAGATCTAGCGATTGATGCGTATGAGGATATTAAACATTATTTTCGACGTTTTGATCCACAGCATAAGCGTGTCGAAGAGGTCTTTACGACTCTTGGATATATCGACATTCAGCACCTAGCCGAAAGGATTCAAGCAAAAACGCTCATGGCAACCGGATTGATGGATACCATTTGTCCCCCTTCAACACAGTTTGCAGCATTTAATCGCATTAAGTCAGAAAAACAATTAGAAATCTACCCAGACTTTTCACATGAAAATTTGCCGGGTCTTCACGATATAATCATGCAATATTTACGTTCATAA